The genomic window gcaggggcagggcagacggtcagggccgggggggcaggggcagacggtcagggccggggaggcagaggcaggggaagatggtcagggccagggaggcaggggcagacggtcagggccggggaggcaggggcagacggtcagggccggggaggcaggggcaggggcagacggtcagggccggggaggcagaggcaggggcagagggtcagggccggggaggcaggggcagacggtcagggccggggaggcaggggtagaggaaggcggtcagggtcggggaggcaggggcaggggaagacggtcagggctggagaggcaggggcaggggaaggcagtcagggccggggaggcaggggcagggcagacggtcagggccggggaggcagaggcaggggaggacggtcagggccagggaggcaggggcagacagacggtcaaggccggggaggcaggggcaggggcagatggtcagggccggggaggcaggggcaggggcaggcggtcagggccggggaggcaggggcaggggcaggcggtcagggccggggaggcaggggcaggcggtcagggccggggaggcaggggcaggggcaggcggtcagggccggggaggcaggggcaggggcaggcggtcagggccggggaggcaggggcaggggcaggcggtcagggccggggaggcaggggcaggggaaggcggtcagggccggggaggcaggggcaggggaaggcggtcagggccggggaggcaggggtagacggtcagggccagggaggcaggggcagatggtcagggccagggaggcaggggcagacggtcagggccggggaggcaggggcaggggaaggcggtcagggccggggaggcaggggcagacggtcagggccagggaggcaggggcagacggtcagggcccgggaggcaggggcaggggaaggcagtcagggccggggaggcaggggcaggggcagacggtcagggccggggaggcaggggcaggggcagacggtcagggccggggaggcaggggcaggggcagacggtcagggcaggggaggcaggggcaggggcagacggtcagggcaggggaggcaggagcaggggaaggtggtcaggaccagggaggcaggggccggggcaggcggtcagggccggggaggcaggggcagacggtcagggcccgggaggcaggggcaggggaaggcggtcagggccagggaggcaggggccggggcaggcggtcagggccggggaggctggggcagatggtcagggcccgggaggcaggggcaggggaaggcggtcagggccagggaggcaggggccggggcaggcggtcagggccggggaggcaggggcagacggtcagggcccgggaggcaggggcaggggaaggcggtcagggccagggaggcaggggcagacagtcagggccagggaggcagaggcaggggaaggcggtcagggccagggaggcaggggcaggggaaggcagtcagggccagggaggcaggggcaggggcagacggtcagggcaggggaggcaggggcagaggaaggcggtcagggccagggaggcaggggccggggcaggcggtcagggcctgggaggcaggggcaggggaaggcggtcagggccagggaggcaggggcagacgatcagggccggggaggcaggggcaggggaaggcggtcagggccagggaggtaggggcagacggtcagggccggggaggcaggggcaggggaaggcggtcagggccggggaggcaggggcaggggaaggcggtcagggccagggaggcaggggcagacggtcagggccggggaggcaggggcaggggaaggcggtcagggccggggaggcaggggcaggcggtcagggccagggaggcaggggcagacggtcagggccggggaggcaggggcagcggcaggcggtcagggccggggaggcaggggcaggggaaggcggtcagggccggggaggcaggggtagacggtcagggccagggaggcaggggaaggcggtcagggccagagaggcaggggcagacggtcagggccggggaagcaggggcaggggaaggcggtcagggccggggaggcaggggcaggggaaggcggtcagggccggggaggcaggggcaggggcaggcggtcagggccggggaggcaggggcaggggcaggcggtcagggccggggaggcaggggcagacggtcagggccggggaggcaggggcaggggcacacggtcagggccggggaggcaggggcagaaggtcagggccagggaggcaggggcaggggaagatggtcagggccggggaggcaggggcaggggaaggcggtcagggccggggaggcaggggcaggggaaggcggtcagggccggggaggcaggggcaggggaaggcggtcagagccggggaggcaggggcagcgggcggggaggcaggggcaggggcagacggtcagggccggggaggcaggggcagacggtcagggccggggaggcaggggcagggaaggcggtcagggccggggaggcaggggcagacggtcagggccggggaggcaggggcagggaaggcggtcagggccggggaggcaggggcagacggtcagggccggggaggcaggggcaggggaaggcggtcagggccggggaggcaggggcaggggaaggcggtcagagccggggaggcaggggcagggggcggggaggcaggggcaggggcagacggtcagggccggggaggcaggggcagacggtcagggccggggaggcaggggcagggaaggcggtcagggccggggaggcaggggcaggggaaggcggtcagggccggggaggcaggggcaggggaaggcggtcagagccggggaggcaggggcagggggcggggaggcaggggcaggggcagacggtcagggccgtggaggcaggggcagacggtcagggccggggaggcaggggcagggaaggcggtcagggccggggaggcaggggcagacggtcagggccggggaggcaggggcagacggtcagggccggggaggcaggggcaggggaaggcggtcagggccggggaggcaggggcaggggaaggcggtcagagccggggaggcaggggcagggggcggggaggcaggggcaggggcagacggtcagggccggggaggcaggggcagacggtcagggccggggaggcaggggcagggaaggcggtcagggccggggaggcaggggcgggggaaggcggtcagggccggggaggcaggggcaggggaaggcggtcagagccggggaggcaggggcagggggcggggaggcaggggcaggggcagacggtcagggccggggaggcaggggcagacggtcagggccggggaggcaggggcagggaaggcggtcagggccggggaggcaggggcaggggaaggcggtcagggccagggtaagcgctcagtaaataccattgactgagaacctctcccaagtgcttagtacagaactctgcacacagtaagcgctcaataaatacgattgaatgaatgaatgaatgaatccagatggCTTGCCCTCAGCCATCCGTGCCCCCAGCCCGGTCCCCTGGGCCCGGCGGCATGCCCAGCAAGGAGGTCGACCGGGTGGGCACCGAGAGCGGCCACCCAACAGGGCAGTGGCGGCGGGCggcacacaattcattcattcattcaatcgtatttattcggcacttactgtgtgcagagcactggactaagcgcttggaaagtatgtcggctacagatagagacggtccctacccaacaacgggctcacagtctagaacacaacGCCCTCGCCTCGTccaccgtctccccctcctccccctccccatcgcccccgccttacctcctgcccctccccacagcacctgtatatatgtatatgtgtttgtacatatttattactctattttatttgtacatattctatttatttcattttgttaatatgttttgttgtctgtctcccccttctacacagtgagcccgctgttgggtagggaccgtctctatatgttgccaacttgtacttcccaagcacttagtacagtgctctgcacacagtaagcgctcaataaatacgattgaatgaaggaatgaatgttgccttGTGTGGCACGTGCCCTCTGCGGTGGCTCAGGCGGGGCAGGGCTGGCGttctgggagggaggtggagtcccgagggtcccccccgccccccggcccagctttcctccctctcccgcctCCAGGTACCTGAAGGAGTTCCGCACGGAGCAGTGCCCGCTGTTTGTGCAGCATAAATGCGCCCAGCACCGGCCATACAGCTGCTTCCACTGGCACTTTGTGAACCAGCGCCGCCGCCGCTCCGTCCGCCGCCGCGACGGGGCCTTCAACTACAGCCCCGACATCTACTGCACCAAGTACGACGAGACCACTGGCCTCTGCCCGGAGGGAGATGAGTGagtcaccccctccccccgggagGTTTGAGGGGGGGGTGGAGGCGGAGCCCAGGTGGCCAAGACCACACTCTGGCGTCACCTTCCCGGGGGAGGGAAAGATCCCCGGGCACCCGGGTGCCGGTCCCCTCTCCTGCCATGGCCCAGGAGCATCTGGCATTCCAGGCCCCTTCAGGGTGCCCTGGATCCAGCCAGGACCTCTAGGGGGGTTTCCAGGCAGCTGTATGAGGGTTCGTCCCTCTCACCCCCGGCCTTTGACCCTCTGGGTGCTTCCCTCCTCGCCGCCAGGGaccgcagtcaatcaatcaatcaatcgtatttattgagcgcttactgtgtgcagagcactgtactaagcgcttgggaagtacagttggcaacgtatagagacggtccctacccagcaatgggctcacagtcttagagggggctcacagtctagaggctagaCCGCAAGTGGTTGCGAGAGTCGGCCTGACTGGGCTAAGCTAAGATGGGGCAGGGCGTTGGTGGACGGGAGGAACGGGGCCCTTCCCCTGTAGCGAGGCGGACGGGCAAGGGCCCAAAGGCCACGGATGGCCAAGGGGTCCCCAGCAACCCCGTCGCGCACGAAACACCTGTTTGGCGGGCCGCCTCGTGAGGCCGATCTGGGCAGGctcggtggaggagccgggagggCGGTGTACGTGGGGTGGCGGGTTGGGCGCCGGCCTGGACGGCGGCCTGTGCATCTGGGGTGATGGCCCCTCTTGCCCATGTCAGGTGCCCGTTCCTGCACAGAACCACAGGGGACACAGAGAGGCGCTACCACCTGCGCTACTACAAAACCGGCATCTGCATCCACGAGACGGACTCGAAGGGGCACTGCGCCAAGAACGGGCCCCACTGTGCCTTCGCCCACGGCCCCCACGACCTCCGCTCCCCCGTCTATGACATCAggtgggccggccggccggctgggggagggccgggggaagGGAGCGGAGGCTGCCGGGATCACAGGACCCTGAGCCCCTCGGTCCGGCCCTCACCGTCTCCTGTCTGCCTCCCTatctgtccgtccgtccctccccccgccctcccctggcAGGGAGCTGCAGGCCATGGAGGCCCTTCAGAATGGCCAGGCGGTGGCAGAGGCAGCTGGCGAGGGGCAGTCGGCCCTGGCCGCTAGTCACATCATGATTGAGAAGATCCTGAGTGAGGAACCCCGCTGGCAGGGTGAGGAGGGGCCGGGTTGGGGCACGTCAGGTTGAGAGGGTGAGGGATGAGCGTCCCTGAGCTGCCCCCCAATCACCCTCCTGACCCGGTGAGGCCTTTCGGAGGTGAGACCGTGCCCTGAccaacccctccctgccccgccaccAGACACCGCCTACGTACTGGGCAACTACAAGACAGAGCTGTGCAAGAAGCCCCCCCGGCTGTGTCGCCAGGGCTACGCCTGCCCCTACTACCACAGCAGCAAGGATCGGCGCCGCAGCCCCCGCAAGCACAAATACAGGTGCTGCCCGCTGCCGGAGCGCGTGGGGTCTGGGGAGAACCCGCTCTGCAGGGGCAGGGGGCCGCTGAcccttcccccggcccctctctcccctccccgcctccaggtCCTCGCCGTGCCCCGGGGTGAAGCACGGAGATGAGTGGGGCGATCCCAGCAAGTGCGAGCACGGGGACGCCTGCCAGCACTGCCACACCCGCACCGAGCAGCAGTTCCACCCCGAGGTAGGGCTGCTCACCGCTGCGCGGGGCGCAGGGCACGGGCCAGTCCCCCTGGAAACggggtctgggagagggcagaggggcaggcccCGGCTTGGGTTGTGCCACCAGAGCGGTGTTGCGGAGGGGTGTGGGGAAGCCCCCCGCTGAGTGGACTAAACTTCTCCTCCCCCCAGATTTACAAGTCGACCAAGTGCAATGACATGCAGCAGTCGGGCAGCTGCCCACGAGGACCCTTCTGTGCCTTCGCCCACGTGGACCGTAGGTGCCGGGGCTTCGGGGGACCGGGCGGGGCTGGGACCCCGGGCAGGCGGGGACGAGGcgactcctccccaccttcctgtGTCTCCCACAGAGCCCCCGCCGGGGGACGACCTGCCGCCGCCCTCGGCCGTACCCAGCCCAACCCAGGCCGGCCCCGTGCTGTTTGTGCCATCTGCGGCCGGAGACTCAGTCCCCGccagcccctccagcccccacgcCCCGGACCTCAGCAGTGTACGTGGCTGTGGAGTGGGGggctcccctctgcttcctgcctccctgcccctatcGGAGCCCCTCAATACCCTGCCCCCCCGTCTTTCctgacccctctgtctccctcttcttcccctcttcgtAGGTCCTGCCCCCCCATTTTCCccggcccttctgtctccctccccaacccctcttctTCCTGGGCCCTAGTCCCCTCTGCTTCTTGCCCCCCGATCTTTCCCTGGCCCTTAAGCTTTCAGTCCACACGGGCCACCCGGCCTGGTGGGTTGCCACCGTGGGCCAGCCCCCGGGGCGGGCAGGGCGTCTCCGCTCCGGGTACCCTGGGCTGGGTGGGGTCAGAGCGgcagatggtatttatggagcgccgactTTGTGCAGACACTCTCCTGAAtagttctcttttccttcctccctgaaATCTGTGAGTGTCTCCCCATTGAACCGTAAGCTCCACGAGGGTAGGGCCTGTGTCTGCTAACCCCATTAGATTCTCCCTTACGCTCAGTTTGGCACCCGCTAGAGCGGAAGTTCCCCGAGGCGGAGATCGTGTCCGCTAACTCACCGGTAGCCTCCCCGGTGCTCGGTACGGGGCCGTGCGCAAAGTCGGCGCCCGGTACGTGCTACCGATAGAGGGATTGAGCCGTTTGCCGACCCCACCCAGTTGTCACCCCAGTATATCCGACGGATGGACTCTAAGGGGGAAAGATGGCCGCCAGGCTGTCGCGGAGGTCAGCCGGCTTCGGGGCGGGGGTCCCCGGGCCCCTGCTCGCATCTCTCGGCCTCCTCTCCGGCCCGGGATCGGCACGGGGCAGGAGTAGAACGTGCCCGTTTCCCCGGGTGGGTGTGTGGCCGCTGGAGGCTGCTCCATCCTGGCCCACTTGTGCCCACTTGCTCCGCTTGTCCAGGCCAAGTTGAAACCGCACCCCCTGGAACCCAGGAGCCAAGACCAGCCTCCGCGGCAGCCCCAACAGGTACGGCCCCCGACTGCTCACCCCCTGGCCTGGCGCCAGCCCCCCCGAGGGGCCGACGGCCTGGGCACGCCCCTTCTTGGAGGACGCCCTTAACCCGAGGGGAGTGGGTCAGCCCTCCCCCGCCATCTTCTGTTTAAATCTGCTCCACACTCGCGTCCTCCGGAAAGCGTTCCCCTACCCCTTCATTGTAACGTCCAGAGGCACGTAACGTGTGTCGGCGTGCATCGGTCCGAACGGAGGAGGCGGGAATTCCTGCAGTTTGGGATCACTGGGCTTGGGCCCACCTTGCCCCACCAGCCCGGGGCCCTCGGGGCCAGGACCCGAGCTCTGTTCCATCTGTGCCCTCACCCGCTGCCCAGCTCAGTGCCTCCATTCCCCGCCGCTGTCGCCACCTCCgcttcactccctcctcctgtctcgtTCCAGGAGCTGTTGGGCCTTCTCCCCGGGGCCAGCCCCCTCACCTCCGGCATCTCTTCTAGTCTCACCTCCAGCCTGGCAGCCACGCCCCCCAGCCCCATGGGCACCAGCAGCGCCCCCGGCATGAACGCCAACGCCCTGCCCTTCTACCCCACCAGCGACACGGTCGAGTCTGTCATAGGTAACTGCCGGTGGGACGCAGGGAGCGAGGGTCGCCTCCCCGGCGGAGCCTGGGGCCGAGCGGGTTTCGAGGGGGCCGGGGGCATTGAAGGGATGGGGATTGCCGTCGGGCTCGGCCGTTGGACCGGGGGCCCCCCACCTCAGTCCTCCCCCTCGTGACCGCCCGGGATCAGGCGGGGGTGCATCCCCGCTCCCGGCCGGGCCTTGGCCTGTGCCGCCACTCCACCCTCCCCGGGACCGCCAGGCTAAAGGCGGGGCGGAGCGAGGCCCGGCCCGTGACGGCGGCCCCCGCTCGCTCTCTCTGCCAGAGTCGGCCCTGGATGACCTGGACCTCACCGAGTTCGGGGTGGCCGCCCTGGAGAAGACGTTCGACAGTGGCCCCGTGCCCCCGGCGGGCGGCGGCATCGTGATCGGTGCGTGgccgtgggggtgggaggtggtgggAGGTGGTGGGGCAAGGGGTTGCACCCACCCAGAAGGCCCCTAGCCCCCCGAGCTGTGAGGGAGGCCCGCCCcggctcccctcccacccccttgaccttgcgctctccccctccccgacctttccttcccctccaaccccccggctctgtTCCAGGCGGGAGTCTATTGCAGAGCTCGGCTCCGGTCAACATCCCCCGCTCCCTGGGCAGCTCCGCCTCCTTCCACtcggcctccccctccccgccgctcAGCCTGTCCTCCCACTTTCTGCAGCAGCCCCAGTCCGAAAGCCCCTTCCTGGGGGCCTCTGCGCCCCACGGCTctctgggtgagaggttggcggggaggggacgagggagaccagggcgggtGGGGAGCGGGCGCAGTGCCAGCGGCGGGGGTGGGAGCCCTGAcccgctgcccccctccccctcccaggctTAAATGGGATGAGCAGCAGCATCTGGGAGCACTTCCCTTCGGGAAGCTTCTCGCCCGGCACGTCCCCTGCTCTGCCGTCGAGCCTGGGGGCCGCCGAGCTGGCCCGCCTCCGCCAGGAGCTGGAAGAAGCCAACGGCACCATCAAGCAGTGGGAGGAGTCGTGGAAACAGGCCAAGCAGGTGcggggccagagccgggagggCCAAGGCGCGGGGGCCGATTGGGGAggtccctccctttcttctccccacatGCCCCCCCACAACCGTGCCAAgaccgggcagagggagggggctagACGCTCCTGTGCCGGGCTCCGCAGGCCTGCGACGCCTGGAAGAAGGAGGCCGAGGAGGCCAGCGAGCGCGCCAGTGCTGCGGGCGTCGAGTGCGAGGTGGCGCGGGGGCAGCGGGATGCCCTGGAGCAGCAGGTGAGGAAGCTGCAGGGGGACTTGGAGCGGCTGCACAGCGGGCGGGAACCCCCGGACTCCGCggaccccccggccccgccgcgctCCTTCTCTGACCTGGAGGCCCTGCCCCTGGCCACCCTGTACGGCCTCCAGCAGCAGCTGCGCTCCAACCTGGACAAGGTGGACAAGGTGAGCCCCACGCTGGAACCTGGCGGGAGGCCAGGCCAGGCCGAGGGCGACCGGGCAGGAAGGTGGGGGGTGGTGTGGAGGGCCGGGGCGCGACTGTGGTGGCTCACCCCCCCACCGCCCGTCTGCCCCAGGCCGTGTTCCAGCTGCGCTCGCAGACCTGCCTCAAGTGTCAAGAGCAGAAGCGGGTAGTGCTGCCCTGCCAACACGCGGTGCTGTGCGAACCGTGCGCCCAGGAGGCCGACTGCCCCGTCTGCCGCTCCCCGCGCCCACAGCCCCCGCCCTCCTGACGCTGCCCGCCAACCCCACCCATCCGCCGCGGAGCTGCTTCAAGTAGATATCCGTGTacatgtgtgtccgtgtgtgtgtgcgtgcgtgtgcacGTGGCAGCtggctgagtgtgtgtgtgtgtgtgtatgtatatatatatatatctatgtatataggtatatatatatatgtctgtacagagaGATGGCCACATGCTTAAAGCAGAGGTAGTTACCAAGCACTTTGAAGAGGTCAGACCTAGGGCGGGTGGCTGGGGCTGACTGGGCTGACCATTGACCcccgagaggaaggggagggccgcagggccgggggtggggtgtgtgtgtgcttgtgtgtgtgtagagCGGTGAAGGGACCACCCCTGGGTCCAGAGCCTGGCCAgcaggcccccctccctcccctcagcgcTCAAAGGAGGTTGAGGATTTGACCAAATTTGTGTTAGGAAAAGGGCAGGAGAGTCGAGGCCAGGCagcctgggggtcgggggaggtaGCGGGGTTCTGGAcagcctcccaccctcctctcccagggctggaggcagggcGGGGAAGGGCATACTCTCTCCAACCTGAGCCATGG from Tachyglossus aculeatus isolate mTacAcu1 unplaced genomic scaffold, mTacAcu1.pri SUPER_34, whole genome shotgun sequence includes these protein-coding regions:
- the UNK gene encoding RING finger protein unkempt homolog isoform X1 translates to MSKGPGPAASSAATAQVLQAQPEKPQHYTYLKEFRTEQCPLFVQHKCAQHRPYSCFHWHFVNQRRRRSVRRRDGAFNYSPDIYCTKYDETTGLCPEGDECPFLHRTTGDTERRYHLRYYKTGICIHETDSKGHCAKNGPHCAFAHGPHDLRSPVYDIRELQAMEALQNGQAVAEAAGEGQSALAASHIMIEKILSEEPRWQDTAYVLGNYKTELCKKPPRLCRQGYACPYYHSSKDRRRSPRKHKYRSSPCPGVKHGDEWGDPSKCEHGDACQHCHTRTEQQFHPEIYKSTKCNDMQQSGSCPRGPFCAFAHVDQPPPGDDLPPPSAVPSPTQAGPVLFVPSAAGDSVPASPSSPHAPDLSSAKLKPHPLEPRSQDQPPRQPQQELLGLLPGASPLTSGISSSLTSSLAATPPSPMGTSSAPGMNANALPFYPTSDTVESVIESALDDLDLTEFGVAALEKTFDSGPVPPAGGGIVIGGSLLQSSAPVNIPRSLGSSASFHSASPSPPLSLSSHFLQQPQSESPFLGASAPHGSLGLNGMSSSIWEHFPSGSFSPGTSPALPSSLGAAELARLRQELEEANGTIKQWEESWKQAKQACDAWKKEAEEASERASAAGVECEVARGQRDALEQQVRKLQGDLERLHSGREPPDSADPPAPPRSFSDLEALPLATLYGLQQQLRSNLDKVDKAVFQLRSQTCLKCQEQKRVVLPCQHAVLCEPCAQEADCPVCRSPRPQPPPS
- the UNK gene encoding RING finger protein unkempt homolog isoform X2 — translated: MSKGPGPAASSAATAQVLQAQPEKPQHYTYLKEFRTEQCPLFVQHKCAQHRPYSCFHWHFVNQRRRRSVRRRDGAFNYSPDIYCTKYDETTGLCPEGDECPFLHRTTGDTERRYHLRYYKTGICIHETDSKGHCAKNGPHCAFAHGPHDLRSPVYDIRELQAMEALQNGQAVAEAAGEGQSALAASHIMIEKILSEEPRWQDTAYVLGNYKTELCKKPPRLCRQGYACPYYHSSKDRRRSPRKHKYRSSPCPGVKHGDEWGDPSKCEHGDACQHCHTRTEQQFHPEIYKSTKCNDMQQSGSCPRGPFCAFAHVDQPPPGDDLPPPSAVPSPTQAGPVLFVPSAAGDSVPASPSSPHAPDLSSAKLKPHPLEPRSQDQPPRQPQQELLGLLPGASPLTSGISSSLTSSLAATPPSPMGTSSAPGMNANALPFYPTSDTVESVIESALDDLDLTEFGVAALEKTFDSGPVPPAGGGIVIGGSLLQSSAPVNIPRSLGSSASFHSASPSPPLSLSSHFLQQPQSESPFLGASAPHGSLGLNGMSSSIWEHFPSGSFSPGTSPALPSSLGAAELARLRQELEEANGTIKQWEESWKQAKQACDAWKKEAEEASERASAAGVECEVARGQRDALEQQQQLRSNLDKVDKAVFQLRSQTCLKCQEQKRVVLPCQHAVLCEPCAQEADCPVCRSPRPQPPPS
- the UNK gene encoding RING finger protein unkempt homolog isoform X3 is translated as MSKGPGPAASSAATAQVLQAQPEKPQHYTYLKEFRTEQCPLFVQHKCAQHRPYSCFHWHFVNQRRRRSVRRRDGAFNYSPDIYCTKYDETTGLCPEGDECPFLHRTTGDTERRYHLRYYKTGICIHETDSKGHCAKNGPHCAFAHGPHDLRSPVYDIRELQAMEALQNGQAVAEAAGEGQSALAASHIMIEKILSEEPRWQDTAYVLGNYKTELCKKPPRLCRQGYACPYYHSSKDRRRSPRKHKYRSSPCPGVKHGDEWGDPSKCEHGDACQHCHTRTEQQFHPEIYKSTKCNDMQQSGSCPRGPFCAFAHVDQPPPGDDLPPPSAVPSPTQAGPVLFVPSAAGDSVPASPSSPHAPDLSSAKLKPHPLEPRSQDQPPRQPQQELLGLLPGASPLTSGISSSLTSSLAATPPSPMGTSSAPGMNANALPFYPTSDTVESVIESALDDLDLTEFGVAALEKTFDSGPVPPAGGGIVIGLNGMSSSIWEHFPSGSFSPGTSPALPSSLGAAELARLRQELEEANGTIKQWEESWKQAKQACDAWKKEAEEASERASAAGVECEVARGQRDALEQQVRKLQGDLERLHSGREPPDSADPPAPPRSFSDLEALPLATLYGLQQQLRSNLDKVDKAVFQLRSQTCLKCQEQKRVVLPCQHAVLCEPCAQEADCPVCRSPRPQPPPS